CGACGGCCGCCGGCCAGATCTACCAGGTGGGCGCCGGTGAGGACGACCTCGTCGGGTCGATCTTCCAGGCAGCCGAGTCCGTGGATGACTCCGGGGCCAACCCGGACGCGTTCCTCGCCCGCGGCGGGTTCAAGTTCAAGCTCGCGAACCTCCGCAACGCTGACGGCTCCCCGATCTACCTGCCGTCCCTGTCCTCCGCCGCGGGATCCGTCGACAACGTCGCCGGCCTCGACGCGTACTGGAACAAGAACGGCGCGTGGGACCGCACCAAGGCCCTCGGCCTCGTCGCGGACACGTCCTCGGTCCTCATCGGTGTCCGCACCGACATCCAGGTGAAGTTCCTCACCGAGGCCACCATCGACGGCGTCAACCTCGCGGAGAACGACCAGGTCGCGCTGCGCTTCCGGGCCCGGTACGCCTACACCCTCGCCGACGTCGTCGGCACCGAGGGCACCCGCCACTCGCCGGTCTCGGCGCTCACTGCAGCATCGGGGGCCTGATCATGCCCAACGTCGAACTGAAGCACGAGAAGTCGGGCCGGACGGTCGTCGTTGACGAGGATTCGGCCCCGTTCTACACGGAACGGGGCTGGGCCGAGGACACGTCCGCTGCCGACGCCGCGGAGGCCGAGAGGGCCGCCAAGGAAGCGGAAGAGGCAGCCAAGGCTGCGGAAGCCGAGAAGGAAGCTGAAGCGGCCAAGGCCGCGGAAGCTACCAAGGAAGCGGAGGGTGACAGTGGAACTGACTCTGGCGAAGGTGACACCCCTCCTGTCAAAACCACCAAGCGCGGCGCAAACACCGCGAGTTGAGGGTTGGGTCGCTGCACTGAAGGTGCTGCTCGAGCGGCGGTACGGGGCGAGCCTCACGGCTGACCTCGAACCGCTGTTCCTCGTGACAGTCGCCGACGCAGTGCAGCGGCGTCTCGACAAGCTCAAGCAGATGATCGACTCCGAAGGGGCTGGCCCGTTCTCCGCACGGTGGAACTCGGCCAGCTCCCTTGGGGCGTGGTTCCTGCCCGCCGAGCTCGAAACCCTCGACTCGATCACCGGGAACACCGGCACCCGCACCTACCGGACGCCGGCGCCGGACCACATCCGGTTCAACAATCGGGTCGACACGTACGAGCCGGAGACGGAACTCGAGGACATCGCGAACGAAGCCATCGGGGAGGACCATGTTTCCCCTGCCTGATGGTGAGACGGTCGTCCGGGTGCGCCGGCGGCTCGTCCTCGACCCGTACTCGAACGAGCAGACGCTCGGTGACTGGTCGGATCCTGACAGGCTGACGGTGGAGGGCGTGGCGATCGCTGCGTCTTCCACCGTCGAAGCGGTCAACGATTCCCGATCCCAGGTCATCACCCAGATGAGCATCTACTGCGGTCCCGACGAGGACATCCGAGCCCACGACCGCATCGAGGCCCGGAGCGGGCTGTGGGAGGTCCAGGGCGACATCCTGACCAGCCCGAACCCGTTCACCGGCTGGTCACCGGGCAGCGAGTTCGCCATCCGGAAGGTGGACGGCTGATGCCTTTCGAACCCAACGACTCGTTCTTCTCCGAGATCGGTACCGGGCCCGAGCTGACGCAGATGTGCGTCGACAAGGCCGAGCAGATCCGCTCTGCTGCTGTGTCGTCCGCCCCGGTCGACTCCGGCGCATACAAGGGCAGCATCACGGTAAAGGTGAAGCGCAGCGCACGACGGAACGTCGCGGTAGTCGAGGCATCGGACCCGAAGAGCCTGCTCATCGAGTCACGGACCGGGAACATGGCTAGGGCGGTCAGGGGCGTGAAGCGTGGCTAGCGTCATTCATGCAGACCTCGAGCTGTGGCTGACCGGGTACATCCGCCGGGAACTAGCCCTGCGCCCCGAGGCGTACGCGGCCGGGGTGTTCGTATCCGACGAGTTCCCCAGCCCAGCCAAGCCCCGCACGGTGGTCGTCCGGTACGACGGCGGCCCGGACACGTCCGTGGTCACCGCTGAGGCCGCTGTGGGCGTCACGATCCTCGCCGCGAACAAGCAGGAAGCGGCGAACCTGTCCCGCCTGGTCGCCGCGATCATCCGCGACTGTGCCCGGGTCGAGCCCGGCAACCCAGTCGCCGCGGTGCTCGGGGTGAACGGGCCCTACAAGGCGCCCGAGGAATCGACCCAGTCCCGGCGGTACCTGACCGCGACCCTGTCCGTCGTCGGACAGCCCCTCTAGCCCCATCACAGCAATACCCTCCATCCCGGCCGTCCAAACGTGGGCGGCACTTCCATTCAAAGGAGCCTTGTCATGGCGAATGACGTAACAAAAGTTGGAGTGCCGGTCACTGGTTTCATCGGCCTCGCACCCTTCGGTACCGACATCCCGTCCCCTTCCGAGGGAGGTGTCATCGGCTTCACCCTGCCGGCCGCCTACAAGGTGCCGGGCCTGTTCACCACGGACGGCGCCCCCGAATGGGCCATGGAAGCCGACGGGGACCCGATCGAGTTCTTCCAGGAGGGCTTCTCGATCCCGTCCGGCCTGGCGAACGTCACGATCAGCGTGACCCTCGCCCAGACCGACCCGGTCGTCCGCGAGCTCACCCGCGGCAAGACGTACGACGCGAACGGCTACATGACCGTCGACGGCGGTGGCACAGACGTCAAGTACGTCGCGTTCACGGAGATCATCTTCAAGAACGGCGCCATCGAGCGACGCGTCGCCCCCAACGTGTCCATCCAGTCCGTGACGGAGCAGCGGAACACCCGCGGCGAGGTCCGCGGCACGGAGGTCGTCTTCAACGTCTCCCGCTCCGAGGAGCTCGACAACGACCACTTCGCGGAGTGGAACACCCTCGCCGTCGCGGCTGCCGGCTAACCTCCGGCCCCTTCTAGACCTGTGGCCCGTGTCCCTGATGGGTGGACACGGGCCACAGCTACACCCATCGCACCCATCACCAGCTAGGAGCCCATCATGACCGACCCCAAGAAAAAGCCCGAACCCGGCCCCAAGCCGAAGTTCCAGGTGGTCGAAACCAACCTGAAGTGCCAGACCTACGACGGCGAGAAGTCCGTCAGCCTCCTCGTCCCGTTCGATCGCCTCATGCAGATGATGAAGATCGATGACGTCGAAGAGACCGAAGCGCCCGAGTTCATCATGAACAGCATCATGTCCGAGGACGACGCGAAGATGCTCCGCGGGCTCTCCGATGGTGCCGAAGCCATACAGATCCTCATGCAGTTCTCCGAGGCCCTCGGCAAGCGGTTCGGAGCGAGCCTGGGGGAATCGCAGGGCTCCTCAGACTCATCGGGGAGCACCGACCAGCCCTCACCTACGACTTCCGGCACCGATTCGGAACCTCAGTAGGCGAAGTCGGCAAGAGCATCCCCTTCCCTGAAGCGATCGACCTCGTCGCTGAGCTTCAGAAGGACCAGAGCTCCCACTTCTTCGCTTCGCTCGCGGGCTGGAAGTACCCCATGAGCCGTGAAGAGTTCTACGCCGGCATGACCCTCCTCCGGGTGCACCAAGCCACCCGGGGCGAGAAGGAACAGCCGCTCGAGCTCGACTGGCCGTGGCCCGACGCCGAAGCCGAAGTCACCGACGAAGAACGCGCAGTACTCGTGCAGCGACTCCGCGCTTCCAGCGCTTTCGCGCAGATCCGCAACCCTGAGGAGTAACCCGTGGCTGAAGTCGGAAATGCAACAATCCCGGTCTTTCCGACGTTCAAGGGCTTCCGCTCCGCAGTCACCTCCGAGGTCGATGGGGCGGGCAAGGAATCGGCCAGCAGGTTCGGCCGGATCTTCTCGTCCGCCTCATCGTCCGCGGGCCAGTCGTCGGGACGGGCGTTCTCGTCCGCGTTCACGACTGGCGCCGGGAACGTCGGCGCCGATTCCGCGAAGAAGCTGCAGGCTTCAGTGGCGAGTGCGTCCAAGGCGCTGTCCACGGCCCGCCTGCAGGAGCAGGACGCCGCAGGCAAGGTCCGTGTCGCTGAGGCGGCCCTCGCGGACGTACGGGCCAAGGGGGAGGCCGGTTCGGCACGCCTGGTGGCCGCTGAGGAGCGCCTCGAGGGCGCGAAACGGAAGCTCACCACCGCGCAGGACAAGACGAAGGCATCCTCGGAGACCCTGCAGGCTTCACAAAAGCAGCTCGCGGACGCGACCGAAGAGGTTGGGACGTCGTCCGAGATCGCTTCGAGCCGCTTCGCCCGCGGCTGGGACGGGCTCAAGGGGAAGCTGAACATCTCCAAGGCCGTCAAAGACGAGGCCGACGACGCTGTCCGCGTCTCGGACTCGGGTGGCCGGGAGTCCGGTAGCGCCTTCGTGTCCGGCATCAAGAAGGCCATGGGAGCCCTCGCCGCAGTGTTCGCGGTCGACCAGGCGGTCAGCTTCTTCAAGTCCAGCATCACCAGTGCCGCCGAGCTCGAGCAGTCGGTCGGTGCTGTCAGCGCGATCTTCAAGGACAGCTCGGGCCAGATCAACGCGTGGGCCTCGAGCGCCGCGACCGACGTCGGGCTGACGAAGAACGAGTACAACGAGCTCGGGACGCTCATCGGTGCGCAGCTGAAAAACGGCGGCACCGCCATGGAGGAGCTCGCCCCCAAGACGAATGACCTCATCGGGCTTGGCGCGGATCTCGCGTCGATGTTCGGTGGGACGACGTCGGACGCTGTCGGCGCCCTGTCGTCGGCCCTCAAGGGTGAGCGGGACCCGATCGAGAAGTACGGGGTGTCGCTGTCACAGGCGAAGATCGACGCGGAGGCGGCTGCCCTCGGCTTCGAGAAGGTCGATGGTGCGCTGTCCGCTGAAGCCCAGCAGGCGGCGACCCTGTCTCTGGTGATGAAGCAGACTGCGGACGCTCATGGGAACTTCGCGAAGGAGTCCAACACCCTCGCCGGCCAGCAGCAGCGCCTCAACTCGCTGTGGGGCAACGCGAAAGCCTCGCTCGGCACAGCATTCCTCCCAGCCATCACGGCGGTCACCACGGCCCTCGTGAATGGCTTCCCGAAGGCTGAGGCGGCCGTCAAGGGGACCGTGGAGCGGATAGGTCTCGGCTTCACTGGTCTTCGCGACCTCTTCGGGAAGGGCGACTTCACCGGAGCCTTCCGAGAGGCCTTCGGCGTCGAGGAAGACTCCCCCGTCGTCGGCGCCCTGTTCCGGATCCGCGAAGCGTTCATCACCTCGGTCAACTTCGTCAAGACCATCATCGGCGGCTTCAAGATGCCGGCGGACGTCGCAGCGAGCTACGGCGCAAACCTGAACCCCATCCTGGCGTTCGGGCAGACACTCCGAGGTGCCTTCGATGGGGTCATCGGGGCGGCGAAGGACTTCTGGGCCGGGCTGAGTAACCCGACCGGGTTCAGTGGCGGCGGGCCTTTCGAGGCCATTGGCACCACCATCCGGACCGTGATCGACACGATCATCACCGCTTTCCAAACCCTCGGGCCGCAGGTGCTGGGTCTCCTGCCGATGCTGTCCCCATTCGGGCTGGTATTCCAAGCACTCCTGCCGGTCCTCCCACAGATCGCCGGCATGATCCAGGCACTGGCCGCTCAGATCGGGCCCGTGCTCGGGGCCACTCTCGCGCAGGTCACACCGTTGTTCTCGCAGCTCGTCGGGATCCTCTCCGGCGTGCTCGTGGCCCTCCTGCCCACCATCGGGACCCTTATCGGGATGGTAGGGCAGGCGTTCACCACGCTCGTCCCGGTGATCCTCGGCGTCGTCACGGCGGTCATCCCGCTGATTACGACGCTGGTGGGGCAGCTCGCGCCGATCCTGATCAACCTCGTGACGGCGATCCTGCCGCCTGTGGTGTCCATCTTCGGGGCGCTCATCGGCGCCATCGCGCCCCTGATCACCCAGATCGCGGGCACGCTGATCCCGATCATCCAGGCGCTCCTGCCAGTCGTCGTGACCGTGTTTCAGGTCATCGCGACGGTGATCATGGCAGCGATGCAGATCATCCAGGGCATCATCCAGGTCGTCACCGGCCTCATCACCGGGAACTGGTCGCAGGTGTGGGACGGCATCAAGAACATCGTCCAGGGTGTCTTCAACACTGTGGTCGCGATCATCACCGGGGCCCTCGCGATCGTCGGGTCCATCGTGCGGGCGGGCCTCACGGCGGTGAAGGGCGTCTGGGATTCGATCTGGAACGGCATCGTGTCGTTCGTGCAGTCCATCCCGGGGCGCGTGCAGGCCGGCATCGCTGGTCTTGGCGCCATTGGGCGGATCGTCGGCGGTTACGTCGAGGATGCCCGGTCCGCTGCGGTCGGCAAGTTCACGGACCTCGTCTCGTTCGTCATGGGCGTGCCGGGGAAGATCACCGGCGCGCTCGGGAACCTCGGTGGCCTCCTCATCAACTCGGGACGGTCGCTGATGCAGGGCTTCCTCGACGGCATCACCGGGATGATCGGGAACATCACCAGCGCGGTCGGGAACGCCATGGACCGCGTCCGCGAGTTCTTCCCGTTCTCCCCGGCCAAGCGTGGCCCGTTCTCTGGTCGCGGGTACACCACGTACTCCGGCAAGGCACTGGTCAACGACTTCGCTGACGCGATCGAAGGCCAGGCCGGGAGGGTACAGCAGGCGGCCGCACGGGTCACCGGCGCGGCCTCCCTCTCGGGCACCTCCTCGGTCGCAGGTGGGGGTTCCGCCGGCGGGGCTGGGGCAGCGGGTGTGCAGGTGAACTTCAACGGGCCGGTCTACGGCAACCCGGAGCACATCGTGGACGAGTTCAAAACCGAAGTCCGCCGCGGCGTGACACTCAACGACCTGAGAAGGGTGGCACGAGTCGGATGATCAACCTCGCCTACGCCGCACCATACGTACCGGTCATCCCAGCCCTCCTGAAGCGCTGGCGCGGAGTGCGCCATACGTGGACGGGCTGGGATGGCTCGGTGTGGGAGATCTCCGACCCGACCACCGGTGTCGCCCTGGCAGCGGAGGGCCTCGAGGGGCTTGGGATGCCGGAGCTCGTGAACTACACGCACGACTCCCCGGTCGTGCACGGCGTCGAGTGGGACGGCTGGCTCGCCACAGGCCGCAAGGTCTACTGGAACATCATCATCTACACCGGCACGGCGACCGATGACATCCCGTCGACGGATGCGTGGGTGGAACGGCACCGGGCGTTCTGGAAGACGCTCCGTCCGGGTAAGACGGGCGTGTGGACGGTCGAGATTCCCTCGAGGGGCGAGAAGTTCTCGCTCACCCTCCGCCTGGGCAGCCCGGACAGCTACGTCTACGACCGGGACCCGGGCAGGCGCGGGTGGATGGCCTACGGCATTCCACTCCTGCCTGAGCAGCCGTTCTGGGAGGACGAGCCGGTCATTAAGGTGTGGGAGACCGGTGAGCAGGTCGACTTCTTCGGGCCCACCGGGTATGGGCCGGACTTCTTCATCAGCCCTTCCTCGAACCTCGCGTCGGCTGTCGTCACGAACAGGGGCGACGTCGAGTCGTACGCGAAGTGGACGGTCTTCGGGCCCACGAAGACCGTCGAGGTCGGCGTCGCCGGCGTCGTGACACCCATCGACTTCCCCATCCCCGAAGGATCGAAGCTGATCCTCAACTCCGACCCCCTCGACCTCATCGCCGAACTCGACGGAGACGACGTCATGGACCAGCTGCCCGACTTCGGGCCGCCGCCCATCCCTCCGGGTGAGGACGTGAAGCTGAGCCTCGCCATGGACGGCACCGGCAAGGTGCAGGTCGAGTTCACACCGCTGCGCCTGATGGGGGTCTGATGTTCCAGTTCGCGATCTTCGACAGGAACTACCAGTGGCGGGCGCCGCTGGGGAGCGTGACCTCGCTGAAGGCCACGATCCGGCACAACGCGATCAGCGAGGCTACGTTTTCGATTCCGGCGAACCACAAGCGGGCCGGCATGCTGATCGAGCCGGGCACACGGCTGCGAATTCGGTACCGGGGCGAGCACCTCATCTCCGGGCCCGTGCGCCTGGCCAGTGGGAGCAGCGAGCCTCCGAGGACGCTTGAGTTCAGCGTCCAGTCGGACTTCCGTCTGTTGTCGAACTTCCTCGGCTGGCCAGCGCCCATGAAGGCGATCACCCAGCAGGGCGACGACGGCGCGTACTGGACAATGCGAGACAACGCCGAGTCCGTGGTGAAGGCCGCGGCACGGCAGAACATCCTTCACCGGTCCGAATACCCACTGACGGTCGCCCCGGACCAGTCCCGAGGCGGCTTGGTGGACGTGTCCCTGCGGATGCACCCTCTGTTCGACCGGCTGTTTCCCGCGGTCGACGCCGCCGGGATCGGGGTGTCCGTGGAGATGATCCCCGGCGGGCTGCTGTTGGACTGCTACGTGCCGAAGGTGCGGGTCACGAAGCTGACTGAGCAGTCGAGGGTGGTCAGGAAGTGGCAGTTCTCCCGGGCCGCACCGGAAGCTACCCGCGGCGTAATCGGCGCGCAGGGATCCGGGGACCTCCGCGAGTTCATCCCCTTCGCCTCCGCCGCCCGCGAGGCTGAATGGGGCGACGTCATCGAGGTCTTCCAAGACGCCCGGGACACGGCTGACTCGGTCACCCACGCGATGCGCGGGCAGGAAGCACTGAACGAGACAGCGCCCGTAGCAACGCTGACCGTGGACCTGGCGGAGTCAAACAACTTCCGGATCTTCGGGCCGAAGGGCGTGAAGCCGGGAGACATCGTCACCGCCGTCGTGGGCCCCGGCATCGAGGTCACCGACGTCGTGCGGGAAGTCAGCCTCGACTGGTCACGATCGAACGGCCTGTCCCTTTCAGCGGTCATCGGGCCGAAGGACGACCCCATGGAGCAACTCATGAAAGCCATCACGACCCTCGCCAGAGGCGTCACCGATCTGAGAGTAGGCACGTAATGGCAGGAGCACCTGAAAGCTACGGCTACCCGGGGTCGGTGAACTCGGCGATCCTCGCCGACTGGCTGACCCGCGTGTCCGGCGCCCGATTCAGCGTCGGTGGCGAGGAGGACTGGAAGGTCACCGTGCAGCCCGGGCTGGACCGCGGGATCCGCATCAACGGGGGCATCGGCGTCGGCGACGGTGTCATGGACGACTTCCCCGACTACGACACGCGATCCCTGCCCCTGGTTGCATCGGGGTCGCAGTGGTTCCTGCTCGCAGCCCGCCGCAACTGGTCAACGCCGGCATCCACGAATTTCGTGATCATCCCTGGCACCGCGGAGAAGAAGATCCCCGCGCACGAGAACGCGCCGGGACAGATTAGTGATCAGGAAATCGCACTGGTCCGAATCCAGGCCGGGAACACGGTCGTGCAGGACATCGTGGATCTCCGGGCGTGGGCCGGGAACGGTGGCGTTGAGGCGGCTGAGGTGTTGGGTCGTGACCAGCTGCAGCGCGAAGGCGCCCGGGTGAA
This genomic interval from Arthrobacter agilis contains the following:
- a CDS encoding phage major capsid protein — translated: MAITRADIAALIEEEYSDTLLNRAAATSTVLSAFTTVPMGAKVQNMPALATRPTASFVGETAATRKKPNTKFSFENKRLEAQEIAAIIVLNEEDLEDATDDLLANAAALGGEAVGRTLDGAVLFGTGKPAAWTSPDLFAAATAAGQIYQVGAGEDDLVGSIFQAAESVDDSGANPDAFLARGGFKFKLANLRNADGSPIYLPSLSSAAGSVDNVAGLDAYWNKNGAWDRTKALGLVADTSSVLIGVRTDIQVKFLTEATIDGVNLAENDQVALRFRARYAYTLADVVGTEGTRHSPVSALTAASGA
- a CDS encoding Gp37-like protein codes for the protein MFQFAIFDRNYQWRAPLGSVTSLKATIRHNAISEATFSIPANHKRAGMLIEPGTRLRIRYRGEHLISGPVRLASGSSEPPRTLEFSVQSDFRLLSNFLGWPAPMKAITQQGDDGAYWTMRDNAESVVKAAARQNILHRSEYPLTVAPDQSRGGLVDVSLRMHPLFDRLFPAVDAAGIGVSVEMIPGGLLLDCYVPKVRVTKLTEQSRVVRKWQFSRAAPEATRGVIGAQGSGDLREFIPFASAAREAEWGDVIEVFQDARDTADSVTHAMRGQEALNETAPVATLTVDLAESNNFRIFGPKGVKPGDIVTAVVGPGIEVTDVVREVSLDWSRSNGLSLSAVIGPKDDPMEQLMKAITTLARGVTDLRVGT